A genome region from Polyangiaceae bacterium includes the following:
- a CDS encoding periplasmic heavy metal sensor: protein MFGFFVGTACLIGLVYTLRRGACHGGFGYRNYARFAGCGGYDTRSCAWNDHDVEGERGHPFRSHGREHWQHGAPPMAFFFLRRVFQALDTTPGQEKVIRAAVEELVEVMRKHRGELQKSREDIARVMRSSSFDETAMGELFARHDASLDALRKAAVGALAKTHEALDEEQRRRFADMIERAGGFGFRGGWA, encoded by the coding sequence ATGTTCGGATTCTTCGTCGGTACCGCTTGCCTCATCGGCCTTGTCTACACGCTGCGTCGTGGCGCTTGTCACGGTGGTTTCGGCTACCGGAACTACGCGCGGTTCGCGGGTTGCGGCGGCTATGACACACGCTCTTGCGCGTGGAACGACCACGATGTCGAAGGAGAACGCGGCCATCCGTTCCGCTCACACGGACGTGAACATTGGCAGCATGGGGCGCCTCCCATGGCGTTCTTCTTCTTGCGACGCGTATTCCAGGCTCTCGACACGACACCGGGCCAGGAAAAAGTCATCCGAGCAGCCGTCGAGGAGCTCGTCGAGGTGATGCGCAAGCATCGTGGTGAGCTGCAAAAGAGCCGCGAAGACATCGCGCGTGTGATGCGTAGCTCGAGCTTCGACGAGACCGCGATGGGTGAGCTGTTCGCACGCCACGACGCATCGCTCGACGCGCTTCGCAAGGCTGCTGTGGGTGCACTTGCGAAGACACACGAAGCGCTCGACGAGGAACAACGCAGGCGCTTCGCAGACATGATCGAACGCGCGGGCGGCTTCGGATTTCGTGGCGGTTGGGCGTGA
- a CDS encoding penicillin-insensitive murein endopeptidase codes for MWRWLVLVLLIAPACGAAAAPPPKVVGAVSPAATHADKPPSPPPAPTVKIIVATDVPADPNAADEPSYPVATDEDEQEELDDDHDDETSDAPVAEAEPAVRAVRPAPPKSPLLTLSAADLEKRYKKDPASVGPLALGTPNAGALVNGVQMPKSDKWIVQDPSCAWGTQETIDGIARSIEKVVAEHPGAPPLAIGHISSKRGGHLSPHKSHQSGRDVDLGYYHSPPKSVFVRGTEKNLDLERTYALIKTIVTETDTELVLVDTAIQRMLVKYALSHGEDEAFVDRLFQVRNKHPRPYVRHARGHANHLHVRFSSPIAQTLGRRAETFLKRERVAPPHVGQTYVMHKARNGDTLHVLAKRYGTTVEAIQSANSLKTIDLKMGRTYKIPVPKAPAKAAAKPTPKTKPKTTPRTAAKGHKAGAAARK; via the coding sequence ATGTGGCGCTGGCTCGTGCTGGTCTTGCTCATCGCTCCAGCATGTGGAGCGGCTGCTGCACCACCTCCCAAGGTCGTGGGGGCCGTGTCGCCTGCGGCAACGCACGCGGACAAACCCCCATCGCCTCCGCCCGCGCCTACGGTGAAAATCATCGTGGCGACGGACGTTCCGGCGGATCCCAATGCCGCGGATGAGCCCTCTTACCCCGTCGCGACAGACGAGGACGAGCAGGAAGAGCTCGACGACGATCACGACGACGAAACGTCGGACGCGCCCGTTGCCGAAGCCGAGCCCGCCGTGCGCGCGGTTCGTCCTGCTCCACCAAAGTCGCCGCTGCTTACGCTGAGCGCTGCGGACCTCGAGAAACGCTACAAGAAAGATCCGGCATCCGTAGGACCGCTCGCGCTCGGAACACCCAACGCAGGAGCTCTCGTCAACGGCGTGCAGATGCCGAAGAGCGACAAGTGGATCGTGCAGGATCCTTCGTGCGCATGGGGCACGCAGGAGACGATCGACGGGATCGCGCGGAGCATCGAGAAGGTCGTGGCGGAACATCCGGGCGCGCCGCCGCTTGCGATTGGGCACATCAGCTCGAAGCGCGGAGGGCACCTTTCGCCGCACAAGAGCCACCAATCGGGACGCGATGTCGATCTCGGCTACTACCACTCACCGCCGAAGTCGGTGTTTGTCCGAGGCACCGAGAAAAACTTGGACCTCGAACGAACGTACGCCCTCATCAAGACCATCGTCACGGAAACGGACACGGAGCTCGTCCTCGTCGACACGGCGATTCAGCGCATGCTCGTGAAGTACGCGCTTTCGCACGGCGAAGACGAAGCGTTCGTGGATCGATTGTTTCAGGTTCGTAACAAGCATCCGCGCCCGTACGTGCGTCACGCGCGCGGGCATGCGAACCATCTGCACGTACGTTTTTCGAGTCCGATTGCGCAAACGCTGGGACGGCGCGCGGAAACGTTCTTGAAGCGCGAGAGGGTTGCGCCGCCGCACGTCGGACAAACCTACGTCATGCACAAGGCACGTAACGGCGACACGCTCCACGTGCTCGCCAAGCGCTACGGCACGACCGTCGAAGCGATTCAGTCAGCGAACAGCCTGAAGACGATCGATCTCAAGATGGGGCGAACCTACAAGATCCCCGTCCCCAAAGCTCCTGCGAAGGCTGCGGCCAAACCGACACCCAAGACAAAGCCCAAGACCACACCGCGCACCGCTGCCAAAGGGCACAAGGCGGGCGCGGCCGCTCGAAAGTGA
- a CDS encoding carotenoid oxygenase family protein translates to MMSTESRSMPISSEVSPYLSGNYAPVHTESSARDLRVIGEIPRDLAGTFVRNGANPRFRQEGRHHWFDGDGMLHAVQFEDGRAAYTNRWVRTAAFLAEEKAGKSLWRGVSERPDFTNPSGPFKDSSNTDVVYHAGRLLSLWWLGGAAYVVKLPSLETCGTETWGGKMPTVSAHPKVDAVTGELLLFDYKPFPPYLTYAVVAPTGEVVHHTTIDFPGPRLQHDLAITEHYTLFFDMTMMWDPELLAMGKTKVKFFRDKPGRIGILPRYAPGSDIRWFETSPFYMYHTINAWEEGDKVVLIGCKIDAPLVGDPANPARDVPSIGFLRLEPCLYRWELDLSTGTVKECQLDDALSEFPRMDNRALGRKTRYSYNQRFANAPTLLFDGVIKYDIEKNSSTAHSYPHGSFGGEVVFAPRIGSTAEDDGYLVTFVVDEASGKSEAWVLDAKNVEAPPLARVEIPQRVPTGYHAWWVPAGA, encoded by the coding sequence ATGATGTCCACCGAGTCGCGGTCAATGCCGATTTCCTCCGAAGTGTCACCCTATTTGTCCGGAAACTATGCCCCAGTGCATACGGAATCGTCCGCGCGCGATTTGCGGGTCATTGGAGAAATTCCGCGGGATCTCGCAGGAACGTTCGTGCGTAACGGTGCGAATCCGCGTTTTCGGCAGGAGGGCCGCCATCATTGGTTCGATGGCGACGGGATGCTTCATGCCGTGCAATTCGAGGACGGGCGCGCAGCGTACACGAATCGATGGGTGCGCACCGCTGCATTTCTTGCCGAAGAGAAAGCCGGCAAGTCCCTGTGGCGAGGCGTTTCGGAACGCCCCGACTTCACCAACCCCAGCGGACCCTTCAAAGATTCGTCGAATACCGATGTCGTCTATCACGCCGGTCGATTGCTGTCGCTTTGGTGGCTCGGTGGAGCTGCTTATGTCGTCAAATTGCCCAGCCTCGAAACGTGCGGCACCGAAACGTGGGGCGGCAAAATGCCCACGGTTTCTGCGCATCCCAAAGTCGACGCCGTCACGGGCGAATTGCTGCTTTTCGATTACAAACCCTTTCCGCCGTACCTCACGTACGCCGTCGTGGCTCCTACGGGCGAGGTCGTTCACCACACGACCATCGATTTCCCAGGTCCGCGTTTGCAACATGACTTGGCAATCACCGAGCATTACACGCTCTTTTTCGACATGACCATGATGTGGGATCCAGAGCTTCTCGCCATGGGAAAAACCAAGGTCAAGTTCTTTCGCGACAAACCTGGTCGCATTGGCATCTTGCCGCGCTACGCGCCTGGATCCGATATTCGCTGGTTCGAAACGTCGCCATTTTACATGTACCACACCATCAACGCGTGGGAAGAAGGCGACAAAGTGGTGCTCATTGGATGCAAAATCGACGCACCGCTCGTCGGCGATCCAGCGAATCCGGCGCGCGACGTTCCAAGCATCGGGTTTCTCCGTCTGGAGCCGTGCCTCTATCGCTGGGAATTGGATCTTTCGACGGGCACCGTGAAGGAATGCCAGCTCGATGATGCGCTTTCGGAATTTCCGCGCATGGACAACCGAGCGCTGGGACGCAAAACGCGCTACAGCTACAACCAACGTTTTGCCAATGCGCCGACGCTTCTTTTCGATGGTGTCATCAAGTACGACATCGAAAAGAATTCGAGCACCGCGCACTCGTATCCGCATGGGTCATTCGGCGGCGAGGTCGTGTTTGCGCCACGTATCGGTTCGACTGCGGAAGACGACGGGTACCTGGTTACGTTCGTGGTCGACGAAGCGAGCGGCAAGAGCGAAGCGTGGGTATTGGATGCGAAAAACGTCGAGGCCCCGCCACTTGCGCGCGTGGAAATTCCGCAGCGAGTGCCGACGGGGTATCACGCGTGGTGGGTCCCCGCAGGCGCGTAA
- a CDS encoding AAA family ATPase, translating to MAKAPIPEARTAHIPVGPRLEAVLELAYRARRPVLLEGPTGIGKSEIVRKLADRLGIAHVVLDLSLLEPPDLVGLPVIENGRTKYALPDVLPQSGAGILMLEELNRAERYIQQPALQLLSARRLHGYELPPGYACFAAINPESEGYHVTPLDKALRARFLSLPVRADRTSWLGWAQMNGVHPGIIAVAQAHERVLDDVPPRTWTYVSHILSALLPREIENVGLLRDALSGYLPPSWVEIVVSSRATWSSSLPFDVRELLSEYDRRADLEHTVRGYASSGQTDRLDEITTRLCRLLEGPEAGVLLAEGRITLGAFEALLGDLPGDQREKLVESFGRNPTTVSIVEIRPEELCERYIGSSAQRKIKQLAVEPLKQHRIAFVVTALCSHLERHPKLADVKRSNPVRASLGGLLVDLPERWALDLVGTCKRLGITPIRPS from the coding sequence GTGGCCAAAGCACCGATCCCCGAAGCTCGCACCGCGCACATCCCCGTAGGCCCGCGTTTGGAGGCCGTGCTCGAGCTCGCGTATCGAGCGCGCCGGCCGGTCCTGCTCGAAGGCCCCACGGGCATTGGCAAGAGCGAAATCGTCAGAAAACTTGCCGATCGACTTGGCATCGCCCACGTCGTGCTCGATCTGTCGCTGCTCGAACCCCCGGACCTCGTGGGTTTGCCCGTGATCGAAAACGGTCGCACGAAGTATGCCCTTCCAGACGTCCTTCCGCAGAGCGGAGCCGGCATCCTGATGCTGGAGGAGCTCAATCGCGCCGAGCGATACATCCAGCAACCAGCCCTGCAACTGCTGAGCGCTCGAAGGCTGCACGGATACGAATTGCCGCCCGGTTATGCGTGTTTTGCCGCGATAAACCCGGAAAGCGAAGGTTACCACGTCACGCCGCTCGACAAAGCCTTGCGAGCTCGTTTCTTGAGCTTGCCCGTTCGAGCGGATCGCACGAGCTGGCTGGGTTGGGCGCAAATGAACGGCGTGCATCCCGGCATCATTGCGGTCGCGCAAGCGCACGAACGCGTGCTCGACGACGTCCCGCCTCGCACGTGGACGTACGTGTCGCACATTCTGAGCGCGCTGCTTCCGCGCGAAATCGAAAACGTGGGACTTCTACGCGATGCGCTCAGTGGATACTTGCCACCTTCATGGGTCGAAATCGTCGTCTCGAGTCGCGCGACATGGTCGTCGTCATTGCCCTTCGACGTGCGCGAGCTGCTTTCCGAATACGACCGACGGGCGGACCTCGAGCATACCGTTCGCGGGTATGCATCGTCAGGACAAACCGATCGCCTCGACGAAATCACGACACGTCTTTGCCGACTGCTCGAAGGCCCCGAAGCTGGTGTGCTCCTTGCCGAAGGACGCATCACGCTGGGTGCATTCGAAGCGCTTTTGGGTGACCTTCCGGGCGATCAACGCGAAAAACTCGTCGAGTCGTTCGGGCGAAATCCCACGACGGTATCAATCGTCGAAATACGTCCCGAAGAACTGTGTGAGAGGTACATTGGTTCGAGCGCGCAGCGAAAAATAAAGCAGCTTGCGGTGGAACCTTTGAAACAACACCGCATCGCGTTCGTCGTGACGGCCCTTTGTTCGCACCTCGAACGCCACCCGAAACTTGCGGACGTCAAGCGAAGCAATCCCGTGCGCGCAAGCCTTGGCGGACTGCTCGTCGACCTGCCCGAACGCTGGGCGCTCGATTTGGTCGGCACCTGCAAACGGCTGGGAATCACTCCAATTCGCCCCTCGTGA
- a CDS encoding 1-acyl-sn-glycerol-3-phosphate acyltransferase: protein MKTTELLHPPRVVPTESFFAIWARRAITIPGVFLLTSLVVGVAPVALPVLAALDVVRRNDFRLVRFYASIVVLIGLHPIGLVMLFDAFLRGGRLWGAPREREIRLTAKAEAWWANAMVQAAVFIYRMRVVIEGAEELAGGRVLVFMRHTSILDTMLPLAVIGHPFAKHVRYVMKREVLWNPCVDVVGHRIPTAFVRRGGTRDTSDIEQVKSLADNLGPEGIVIIYPEGTRFTKEKQAKRLADIQKNNPELFDRARTLQNVLPLHLGGSLALLSRKGDHDVAFWAHVGLEGAGKMSDWIGGALLGRTIRIKFFRVPSANVPQSDAARIHWLYEQWHEVDAWIEEQKAPSRR, encoded by the coding sequence ATGAAAACAACTGAGCTTTTGCATCCACCTCGAGTGGTACCGACGGAATCATTTTTCGCCATTTGGGCTCGTCGTGCCATCACGATTCCGGGTGTTTTTTTACTGACATCACTTGTCGTCGGAGTGGCTCCCGTTGCCTTGCCGGTGCTTGCGGCGCTCGACGTCGTGCGGCGGAATGATTTTCGATTGGTACGTTTTTATGCATCGATTGTCGTTTTGATTGGACTTCATCCCATTGGTCTCGTGATGTTGTTCGATGCGTTCCTTCGCGGTGGACGCCTCTGGGGTGCGCCGCGCGAACGCGAAATTCGCCTGACCGCCAAGGCCGAAGCGTGGTGGGCCAATGCCATGGTGCAGGCAGCGGTGTTCATTTATCGAATGCGGGTCGTCATCGAGGGGGCGGAGGAATTGGCTGGCGGCCGGGTGCTCGTATTCATGCGGCACACGAGCATTCTCGATACGATGCTTCCTCTTGCGGTGATTGGGCACCCGTTTGCCAAGCACGTGCGTTACGTGATGAAGCGCGAAGTGCTTTGGAATCCGTGTGTGGACGTCGTCGGACACCGCATTCCGACGGCATTCGTTCGTCGGGGCGGAACGCGGGACACGTCGGACATCGAGCAAGTCAAGTCGCTTGCGGACAACCTGGGTCCCGAGGGCATTGTGATCATTTACCCCGAGGGCACGAGGTTCACGAAGGAGAAGCAGGCGAAGCGTTTGGCCGACATTCAAAAAAACAATCCGGAATTATTCGATCGAGCGCGGACGCTCCAAAACGTTTTGCCCCTGCACCTTGGAGGATCGCTCGCGCTTTTGTCGCGCAAAGGTGATCACGATGTCGCATTTTGGGCTCACGTCGGGCTCGAGGGAGCGGGAAAAATGAGCGATTGGATTGGCGGCGCGCTCCTCGGACGAACCATTCGCATCAAGTTTTTCCGCGTTCCTTCGGCAAACGTTCCGCAGTCCGACGCCGCGCGCATCCATTGGCTCTACGAACAGTGGCACGAAGTGGATGCATGGATCGAGGAGCAGAAGGCGCCGTCGCGGCGCTAA
- a CDS encoding AgmX/PglI C-terminal domain-containing protein, whose amino-acid sequence MNRAAPLATVTEDGPKAAGRANVPPPVPRPPPATDQGRAAVPQEEPRPPTATIAGQTGSEGSTEPDAAPAVTITGHTGLDEDTKSITSIIDTARPKVRDCYRAQAKSKPDAAGSLKVIFDIDAKGRVSDVKIKPISAYSQPWWDKNFETCVGAAYRKLEFPSSSSSRTTAEANYFLSALDLRL is encoded by the coding sequence TTGAACCGGGCAGCTCCCCTTGCGACCGTCACCGAAGACGGGCCGAAGGCTGCAGGACGTGCAAACGTGCCGCCTCCAGTGCCTCGACCGCCCCCTGCAACGGATCAAGGGCGTGCAGCCGTGCCGCAAGAAGAGCCGCGACCACCCACCGCAACCATTGCAGGTCAAACGGGATCCGAAGGCAGCACGGAGCCAGATGCAGCGCCGGCAGTGACGATCACGGGGCACACGGGACTCGACGAAGACACCAAGAGCATCACGTCGATCATCGACACTGCACGTCCCAAAGTGCGCGACTGCTACCGCGCGCAAGCCAAGAGCAAACCCGATGCCGCGGGCAGCCTCAAAGTCATCTTCGACATCGATGCCAAAGGCCGCGTTTCGGACGTCAAAATCAAGCCCATATCCGCATACTCGCAGCCCTGGTGGGACAAAAACTTCGAGACATGCGTCGGCGCCGCCTATCGCAAGCTCGAGTTTCCGTCGTCAAGTAGCTCGCGCACGACCGCCGAAGCCAACTACTTCTTGTCGGCCCTCGATTTGCGCTTGTGA
- a CDS encoding HEAT repeat domain-containing protein has product MCTSVVALPEARAHSIPGTQTLHDLCRAADVVAVGRITYVAKAAPNEKALPPVDADVLELLREGDAKSGTIRFLPHRHGNDQYVVGEELLLFLEHTRTPERVNEAKYEAVEAISERIVLPADRRTEWIDAARTYAALGKGPRNATDPQKLGRITIAMLSRRDTKLAHMALRDLTLAGASLLISESDVPELLRVVDDRSRPAMLRVGLLSELERRKLTRVGSHWVSVLESASSNERSAVIAGAKSRWFVPEVNAALVAIVDAAAPDEATSAARAVGAEGNDVAVDALVRAVSREPAELRFAALGSLRRINTPRARDKLAEFVQSHADAETRKVAATELALLPPVPVAAKNPGGTNSMQPRSSRVIWFVLGALVLGAVAVFLKKLWTKNPS; this is encoded by the coding sequence ATGTGCACCAGCGTTGTCGCGCTCCCGGAAGCTCGCGCGCACTCGATTCCAGGTACGCAAACACTGCACGATCTCTGCCGCGCGGCCGACGTCGTTGCCGTTGGTCGGATCACGTATGTCGCGAAGGCCGCACCGAACGAAAAGGCACTTCCGCCCGTCGATGCCGACGTGCTCGAGCTCTTGCGTGAAGGCGACGCGAAGAGCGGCACCATCCGGTTTCTTCCGCACAGGCACGGCAACGATCAGTACGTCGTCGGGGAAGAGCTGCTGCTTTTTCTCGAGCACACGCGAACGCCCGAGCGAGTCAACGAAGCGAAGTATGAAGCGGTCGAGGCGATCTCGGAACGAATCGTGCTGCCGGCGGATCGCCGTACCGAGTGGATCGATGCGGCTCGAACGTATGCGGCGCTCGGCAAAGGACCGCGAAACGCGACCGATCCGCAGAAGCTCGGGCGCATCACCATCGCGATGCTCTCGCGTCGCGACACGAAGCTGGCTCACATGGCACTGCGAGATCTGACGCTTGCCGGTGCATCACTCCTGATTTCGGAGAGCGATGTTCCTGAGCTCTTGCGCGTCGTCGACGATAGGTCTCGCCCAGCGATGCTGCGCGTTGGGCTCTTGTCGGAGCTCGAACGGCGAAAGCTCACGCGCGTCGGATCGCACTGGGTTTCGGTGCTCGAGTCGGCATCGTCGAACGAACGATCGGCCGTGATTGCAGGCGCGAAGAGCAGATGGTTCGTGCCCGAGGTCAATGCGGCGCTCGTAGCGATCGTCGACGCAGCCGCGCCCGACGAAGCGACTTCGGCTGCGCGAGCGGTGGGGGCCGAGGGCAATGATGTAGCGGTGGATGCGCTCGTCCGGGCCGTGAGCAGGGAGCCTGCCGAGCTACGTTTTGCGGCACTCGGCAGCTTGCGACGCATCAACACACCACGTGCACGAGACAAACTCGCGGAGTTTGTCCAATCGCATGCGGATGCGGAGACGCGCAAGGTGGCGGCAACCGAGCTCGCGTTGCTTCCACCGGTGCCGGTTGCCGCGAAAAACCCTGGAGGGACAAACTCGATGCAGCCCCGATCGAGTCGGGTGATCTGGTTTGTCCTCGGCGCGCTCGTGTTGGGTGCCGTTGCGGTTTTTTTGAAAAAATTGTGGACGAAGAATCCGAGTTAG
- a CDS encoding VCBS repeat-containing protein: MRRSWFVACAMLALALPAASQGCTETGQVTTSGAGGMGGAATGGQGGEGGSFVGPVSGSGGFSGTCNPVCDPTQVCSHGVCVPIGGCTSDAQCKNDTYCDPTTKQCLPWEGKMPGNDPSCINVIAAGIFSPRVKCEFAKAPDGDAFPQHVDVQGTPIVVNFNKPAAAGPPSIAASFTATVVGNYTEDLGVIRVLRGSDCTLEANLGGTDLDNDGIPDYTVSSATLASGDLDGDGVAEIVAYGADGSTLAFTRKNGTWGLLWKSPFQAGIVGGPCDGGNHRCPVGWGGPSIHDIDDDGKPEIIREGAVLRSDGTLAAGAPAGYASYSAGLFSVVANLDQDPNIEFTNGQFIWEWVGGAWAQEPGFPGANASAPGHVAVANFGAYGDGIPEKNPEIAVVRNSFVMVYAIDGTLAQPPVAVPGAGGGGPPTISDFDGDGLPEVAVAGQAFYTIYDIDCGAAPRPGGTCNAGPCDFAGATCAPGSYILWSRSTQDLSSNVTGSSVFDFEADGSSEVVYGDECFVRVYDGDTGDVLFSQYRSSCTWYENPLIADVDGNFRADLVTPSNKACSPDGTGIVCQTLDANGVDPQFPGVRCTTNSECLSGVCDAGLCRCMETKQCCSANDDAACIEEGFKCAPPPAGTPGAGNTCRAGHPHGVSGIRVYSDTNDKWVRSRTIWNQHPYAVTHVQEDGTIPQTSAWTNNWDDPDLNNFRQNVPGNANGAATGDPTAGASEQYACTGAGVEIGAPICNRGADPVAAGLSVGFYVGAQKVCEAKTTEIILPEECRLVSCVWTMPPQIESEKVDVTVIPNDDGAYAECKPGNNLGTIYGVFCKPPT, translated from the coding sequence GTGCGAAGATCCTGGTTTGTCGCATGCGCAATGCTCGCGCTCGCTCTTCCGGCAGCATCGCAAGGGTGCACGGAAACTGGGCAAGTGACGACGAGCGGTGCTGGTGGCATGGGCGGAGCAGCGACCGGAGGGCAAGGAGGCGAAGGCGGTTCTTTCGTCGGTCCGGTATCTGGATCCGGCGGTTTTTCCGGTACATGCAATCCGGTGTGCGATCCGACGCAAGTGTGTTCGCACGGCGTGTGCGTACCGATTGGAGGGTGCACGAGCGACGCACAGTGTAAAAACGACACGTATTGCGATCCCACGACGAAGCAGTGTTTGCCGTGGGAAGGCAAAATGCCTGGCAATGATCCAAGCTGCATCAATGTGATTGCAGCGGGCATTTTTTCGCCACGGGTCAAGTGTGAATTCGCCAAAGCACCCGACGGAGATGCTTTTCCCCAGCACGTCGACGTGCAAGGTACGCCCATCGTCGTCAATTTCAACAAGCCTGCCGCGGCGGGGCCTCCGAGCATTGCGGCAAGCTTCACGGCGACGGTCGTCGGCAATTACACCGAGGATCTCGGCGTGATTCGCGTGCTTCGCGGTTCCGATTGCACGCTCGAAGCCAACCTCGGCGGCACGGACCTCGATAACGACGGCATCCCCGATTATACCGTTTCATCGGCGACGCTTGCGTCGGGAGATCTCGATGGCGATGGCGTTGCTGAAATCGTCGCGTACGGGGCTGATGGTTCCACGCTTGCATTCACGCGCAAAAATGGAACGTGGGGTCTTTTGTGGAAGTCGCCGTTTCAGGCGGGCATCGTGGGAGGTCCGTGTGATGGGGGCAATCACCGGTGTCCCGTGGGATGGGGCGGGCCGTCCATTCACGACATCGACGACGACGGCAAACCCGAAATCATTCGCGAAGGCGCTGTGCTTCGATCCGACGGTACGCTGGCCGCGGGAGCTCCGGCTGGGTACGCAAGTTATTCGGCGGGCCTCTTCTCGGTTGTTGCAAACCTCGATCAGGACCCGAACATCGAATTCACGAATGGGCAATTCATTTGGGAATGGGTCGGCGGCGCGTGGGCGCAAGAACCTGGTTTCCCCGGCGCAAATGCGTCCGCACCCGGTCACGTGGCCGTGGCGAATTTCGGTGCGTACGGCGATGGCATTCCGGAGAAGAACCCCGAAATTGCCGTCGTCCGCAACAGTTTCGTCATGGTCTACGCCATTGACGGCACGCTTGCTCAACCTCCGGTGGCCGTTCCTGGTGCAGGGGGCGGCGGGCCTCCAACGATCAGCGATTTCGACGGCGATGGTTTGCCCGAGGTGGCCGTTGCCGGTCAAGCGTTCTACACCATTTACGACATCGATTGCGGCGCGGCTCCTCGGCCGGGTGGAACGTGCAATGCGGGGCCCTGCGATTTCGCCGGCGCCACGTGTGCTCCGGGGAGCTACATTCTCTGGTCGCGCTCCACGCAAGATCTCTCGTCGAACGTGACGGGATCGAGCGTATTCGATTTCGAAGCCGATGGCTCGAGCGAAGTCGTTTACGGTGATGAATGCTTCGTCCGCGTGTACGACGGTGATACGGGCGACGTACTTTTCAGCCAATACCGCTCGTCGTGCACGTGGTACGAAAACCCGCTCATTGCCGATGTCGACGGAAATTTCCGCGCGGACCTCGTAACACCCTCCAACAAGGCGTGTTCGCCCGATGGAACGGGTATCGTTTGCCAAACCCTCGACGCGAATGGAGTCGACCCGCAATTCCCCGGCGTACGTTGCACGACGAATAGCGAGTGCCTTTCGGGCGTTTGCGATGCGGGGCTTTGCCGCTGCATGGAAACCAAGCAATGCTGCAGCGCAAATGACGACGCTGCGTGCATTGAAGAAGGCTTCAAGTGCGCGCCGCCGCCTGCGGGCACGCCCGGAGCAGGCAATACGTGCCGGGCGGGTCACCCGCATGGCGTCTCCGGCATTCGCGTTTATTCGGATACCAACGACAAGTGGGTTCGCTCGAGGACCATTTGGAATCAGCATCCGTACGCCGTGACGCACGTGCAAGAAGACGGTACCATTCCTCAGACGAGCGCGTGGACGAACAATTGGGACGATCCAGACCTCAACAATTTCCGCCAAAACGTTCCTGGCAATGCCAATGGGGCCGCAACGGGTGATCCAACGGCTGGAGCAAGCGAGCAATACGCGTGTACGGGCGCGGGCGTCGAAATTGGCGCTCCCATCTGCAATCGCGGCGCGGATCCGGTCGCGGCGGGGCTATCCGTTGGCTTCTACGTTGGAGCTCAAAAGGTTTGCGAGGCGAAAACGACGGAAATCATTCTACCCGAAGAATGCCGACTCGTAAGCTGCGTATGGACCATGCCTCCGCAAATCGAGAGCGAAAAGGTCGATGTCACCGTCATTCCCAATGACGACGGTGCTTATGCCGAATGCAAACCCGGCAACAACCTCGGAACGATCTACGGCGTCTTCTGCAAGCCGCCGACTTGA